CTGCTGGACGGCAATCAGCTTGGTGGTGTTCTCCGCTGTGGCATCGAGCAGTGCGTTGATCTTCTCGTCCTGGGGCATGGGTGCCGCGGGGTTTACCGGATCAGCCATTGCGCGCCGCCTTCTTGTCGAGGTCTGCCAAGAGCGGCTGAATGTCTTTCACGTCGAGATCCCGTGTCACCCGTTCGCGCAGCAGCCCTGCCAGCTTTGCCGCTGCTTCCGGACTTTCCATTGCAGCCTTCACGACGATAGCGCCTGCGATGATCTTGACGCGGGTGTCGGTGGATTTTTTCTTTGACTTGAGCCTTGAGAGCTTGTCCTGAGCGGATGCAATCTGCTGGTCTATTGTCTTCATTGCGCACTCCTTGGGGTTGTGCTTTGATAGCAAGCGCCGGGGTGTGGGTAAAGGGCTGGTAGCACGAAGTGCTCACCTATACGTCGTTGCACGACGGCGAGCGAAGGACCGCTGCGCATCCTTTCGAAACCAAGCCAAGAGGGCGATCATGGCGATTTATCATTTTGATGCCTCTGTGATCTCCCGCAGCAAGGGGCGGTCCGCGACCGCCGCGAGCGCCTACCGCGCCGCCGAGCGTGTGCGCGATCTGCGCACCGGCGAGGTGCACGACTACACCCGCAAGGATGGCGTCCTGCACACCGAGATCCTTGCCCCGGAGCACGCGCCCGACTGGGCGCGTGACCGGTCGTCTCTCTGGAACGCCGTCGAGGCTGTCGAGCGGCGCAAGGATGCGCAGGTCAGCCGCGAGGTGCGCGTGGCCCTGCCCTCCGAGCTGACGCCGGAACAGAACCGCGATCTCGTGCGCGGGTTCGTTCAGGCGCAGTTCGTCGCCCGCGGTATGGTCGCTGACATCGCCCTCCACGCCCCGGGGCGTGAAGGCGACCAGCGGAACCACCACGCGCATATCATGCTGACCACCCGCGAGATTGGCCCCGAGGGGTTCGGGGCCAAGAACCGCGACTGGAACGCCAAGGAGCTGCTGGTGGACTGGCGGTCGTCCTGGGCCGATCACGTCAACCACACCCTTGAGCGCTGCAACGTCCACGAGCGGGTGGATCACCGCACGCTGGAGGCGCAGCGCGAGGAGGCGCTTGAGCGGGCCTATGCGGCCGAGCGCAACGGCGACGAGCGGGTCCACGTCGCGGAGATGGCGCGGGCCGTGGCGCTGGACCGCCCGCCCCTGCCCGACGTCGGCGCCCGGGGCTGGAGCATGATGCGGCGCGGCATCGCCACACCGGCCTCCGATCGCTGGCAGGAGGTGCGCGAGATCGGCCTTCAGGTGCGCGAGGTCGCGCGGGAGTTCCAGACGCAGGCCCGCGAATGGCTGGAGCGGGCGCTGGACCGGGTGCAGGAGCGCGCGGCAGCGCTTGGCCTCACCCGCGCCCCGGAGACGGCGCTGGAGCGGCTGCAAGCCGCCCGTGCATCGCGAGGGGCCGAGGAGAGGCCGCAGAACGCCCTTGAGCGGCTACAGGCGGCGCGGGAGGGGCGAGGCGAGGACCGGAGCGTTGAGATCGCGCGCAATGTCGAGAGCGCCGGCCAAGACCTGACGGAGCAGGATCGGGAGAGAGCAAAGGTGTTGGAGCGCGAACGCATGCTGGAACGGGAGCGGGGTATCGAGCGCGAAGGGCGGGGGGTATAGCATTTGAGGCAGGCTATTCACGAATTTAGTAGCAGTTTGGGTGTTCGAATCTACTTACTCCATCGCTGCGTTGAATCCGATGTATCAAGGGCGGAACCGATCTTTCGCGCAATGTCACTTGTCTGTACCATTCTGGTCAAAAGCAGACTTAAAAAGTTCCTGATGCCAGATACTGTTGTACTGCTAACAGACAAGCTCTTTAGACCCGAGCTGTTGCTGCTGGATAAACCTACGGCAATCATTCATCATTCATGTCAGGTTCAGTATGATAAGCGAAATTTAATCTTTTTATAAGAACCTCTGAGATTTCTATCTCTCATTAAGAGCCTGAGAGAATTTTTTCATCGCGACGCAATGGCCTCGCTTTAAATTTTGAGGCTAAAATGCCAATTACTATTAAATCCCTCGTCTCTGAGCTGACTCCAAGCAACACGGTTTTAGTTTTTGGTGCGGGAGCATCTCTTCCGTCAGGGGCTCCAAGCGTCTGGAACCTATGCGAACATTTGGCTCCTATAATTGGAGAGGATCCTGGAACCTATAACTTTGCTGAACTCTGTTCCCTTTTTGAATACAAAAAAAACCGTAAGGAGCTTGTTGCACAGGTAAGGTCGAAGTTTAAGGGACTGCGGCCAACTGGGGGCTTACAAAATGTAGCAGAATACGATTGGGTTTCGATTTTTACAACAAATTACGATGATCTTGTTGAAAAGGCGTTCTTAAAAAGAAGTAAAGACATCCGAGTTTTTTCTTCCAATTTTGATTTTGGTGAGCCTACGCCTCCTACGTCAACATCAATATTCAAAATTCATGGGACGATTGGACACGATACTTCGGATGGCCATCGATCTAAAATGATTCTGACTGAGGAAGACAATGATACTGTGGAGGACTATCGCGAAGCCCTCTACGACAGATTTAAAAATGATTTAAACTCGCATGACGCAGTTATTATAGGGCAGTCCCTAGCTGATCCAGATTTGGATACATTAGTAAAGCGAGCCTTGAAGCTCCGGCAGAAATCCTATTCATCAGGAAGAATATTTCTTCTTGTATATACGGAAGACCAAAATCGAGCGATGCTTTTAGAAAGAAAGGGGCTACAGGTCGTATTTGGTGGAATAGATGATTTCTTTTTTGAGCTTGCAAAGCAGTCTCATCAGGTTGTTCCCGTTTCCGAAACCTCAGATGACCCACTTATTCAAAGTACGATATTAAGATCTATTACCGTTGATATTGAACATCAAGCAAATCAGATACCTCCTGACTTTCCGAAAATGTTTGGAGGCGGCGCACCAACCTATTCAGATATTAGAGCCGGATTCACCTTTCCCAGGACAAATAAAGAGCGGGTTTCTGATAAACTACAAAACGACGTTCAGTACTCAGTAGTATTGGGCGCGAGTGGTGTTGGGAAAACATCTCTAGCACGTCAAATTGCATTTGACTTAGTTGGAAAAAGGCTATTTGGGGTGGGAGCACAATCCAGACCGTGAGTTCATCGCCGATGAATGGAGAAATGTCGCCAGAGCTTTAGAGGAAAGTCAGCGAAATGCTGTAATGGTACTGGACGATGCACACCTTTACCTTCACGAGATTAATAATCTAATTAATTGGTTACATGATGATGGGTCAAAGCGACTGCGGCTTATACTGACATCTGCCAAGAACCATTGGAAGCCGCGGATCAAGACCGCAAATCTATATAAATCCGTGGAGCTTATAGAGTTATCCACTCTTGATCCAACTGAAATTGGAAGCCTTCTTTCATTGGTTCAGGGGGTTCCAGAAATCGCAAAGCTAGTGGACAAAAGCTTTAAAGGTTTTACCCTTCAAGAACGTCGACGGCGTCTAATTGAAAGATGCAATAAAGATTTCTTTGTTTGTATGAAGAATATTTTTGCAAACGACAGCTTCGATACAATCGTATTGCGTGAGTTTTCTGGTGTTAACCCTAATTATCAATCTGTTTATAAAGTAATTTGCGCGTTGGAAAGCTTCGGAGTCCGAGTTCACCGTCAACTTGTGGTTCGACTACTTCAAATTACTGCTCAAGATATTGGTATGGTTCTAGAGAACCTTGAAGGGCTCGTAGAAGAGTATCAAATAAACAAGCGAGAGAGTATCTTCGGTTGGAGTGGGCGACATCCTGTAATATCTGAAATAATCTCGAAGCATAAGTTTGGTGGTCAAAAGGAGATTTTTGCGTTGCTGAAGCAAGTAGCTTCTAACATTTCGCCAACATACGATATTGAAATTAGAACCATCCGGCAGCTTTGTAGTTTTGAAGGAGGTATATCACGTATTTCGGACGTATCATCTCAGAATGAACTTCTGAGAATAATGATCTCAGTAGCTCCGCGAGAAAGGGTGCCGCGGCATCGACTTATCACTAATCTGATTAATAATGGGCATTTCCCAGATGCTGAAGCGGAAATTAGGATCTTCGAAAATGATTTGGGAGCTGATGGACCCGTTCGGAGATATAGAGTTCGCTTACTCATTGAGCGGGCAATAGGTACCGTGGGCTTGATGCTGGACGATAAATCAAAGATGCTAAACGATGCATTCAGCGCAGCGCTAAAAATTCTTAAGGGCGATCCATTCAATCGTCAAAATCTTCAACTTCATGCAGACGTATCCTTGGAGCTATATCGTGTGTCGGGCGACAATGCTTTCATCGATGATGCGCTCGAAGCTATGAAGGTTGCTGAAAAAGAAGTCGGTGACCCAGATATTACAAGAATGATACATCGTTTCGAACGGCGAGTTTCACCTGTAAGTGGAGATATTGTTGAAATGGAAGTTATTGAGGATATCGATGATATAGAT
The Loktanella sp. M215 DNA segment above includes these coding regions:
- the mobQ gene encoding MobQ family relaxase, coding for MAIYHFDASVISRSKGRSATAASAYRAAERVRDLRTGEVHDYTRKDGVLHTEILAPEHAPDWARDRSSLWNAVEAVERRKDAQVSREVRVALPSELTPEQNRDLVRGFVQAQFVARGMVADIALHAPGREGDQRNHHAHIMLTTREIGPEGFGAKNRDWNAKELLVDWRSSWADHVNHTLERCNVHERVDHRTLEAQREEALERAYAAERNGDERVHVAEMARAVALDRPPLPDVGARGWSMMRRGIATPASDRWQEVREIGLQVREVAREFQTQAREWLERALDRVQERAAALGLTRAPETALERLQAARASRGAEERPQNALERLQAAREGRGEDRSVEIARNVESAGQDLTEQDRERAKVLERERMLERERGIEREGRGV
- a CDS encoding SIR2 family NAD-dependent protein deacylase, whose amino-acid sequence is MPITIKSLVSELTPSNTVLVFGAGASLPSGAPSVWNLCEHLAPIIGEDPGTYNFAELCSLFEYKKNRKELVAQVRSKFKGLRPTGGLQNVAEYDWVSIFTTNYDDLVEKAFLKRSKDIRVFSSNFDFGEPTPPTSTSIFKIHGTIGHDTSDGHRSKMILTEEDNDTVEDYREALYDRFKNDLNSHDAVIIGQSLADPDLDTLVKRALKLRQKSYSSGRIFLLVYTEDQNRAMLLERKGLQVVFGGIDDFFFELAKQSHQVVPVSETSDDPLIQSTILRSITVDIEHQANQIPPDFPKMFGGGAPTYSDIRAGFTFPRTNKERVSDKLQNDVQYSVVLGASGVGKTSLARQIAFDLVGKRLFGVGAQSRP